In one Anaerolineae bacterium genomic region, the following are encoded:
- a CDS encoding response regulator, protein MTSHFSSDLIVSKHARKYFEANKNVLLIEDDTIMGQMVSEILIDAGFEVKTATNGRLALEQLAQYPIDFIILDILLPEITGFEVYESIQANPATKDIPTMIITAWADARHLKKASQMGLKHFLAKPFTEDELLLEILTLLVDNSHEEEE, encoded by the coding sequence ATGACTTCTCATTTCAGTTCAGACCTGATTGTTTCCAAGCATGCCCGGAAATACTTTGAAGCAAACAAAAATGTGCTGCTTATAGAAGATGATACAATTATGGGCCAGATGGTTTCGGAGATTCTGATTGACGCCGGTTTTGAGGTAAAAACAGCTACCAATGGTAGATTGGCACTGGAGCAACTGGCCCAATATCCTATTGACTTTATCATCCTGGATATCCTGCTGCCCGAAATAACCGGCTTTGAAGTTTACGAATCCATCCAGGCAAACCCGGCTACAAAAGACATTCCCACCATGATCATCACCGCCTGGGCCGATGCCCGGCATCTTAAAAAAGCGTCCCAAATGGGACTTAAACATTTCCTGGCCAAACCCTTTACCGAAGACGAACTATTGCTGGAAATTCTCACCCTATTGGTTGACAATTCTCATGAAGAAGAGGAATGA
- a CDS encoding glycosyltransferase: MIEQPQPIKCSVGITAHNEEANIAHLLEAMLNQRLHMVEIAEIIVVASGCTDRTGDIVREFMVLDPRIRLFVQEKREGKTSAINIFLKHATEDVCVLESGDTIPHEDAVENLVRMFADSAVGMTGAHKVPVNTPEHIVGFLSHLRLKMEHQLCLEIPRLGELIAFRKVFDHIPSDVAMDEAFVEALVIRRGLQVRYAPDAVVFNMGPETVRDFVKQRRRNHAGHLHLKAKYGYEVSSMGAPRLAKLALDEIFGALRLIWILGVLAVLEGYSRLLGWWDYRVHKRTHVVWDIAWTTKEVKRPVDVTGISITSPHLPAKRE; the protein is encoded by the coding sequence TTGATTGAACAACCGCAACCCATAAAATGCAGCGTTGGGATTACGGCCCATAATGAAGAGGCCAATATTGCCCATCTTTTAGAGGCAATGTTGAACCAACGTCTCCATATGGTTGAAATTGCCGAAATCATTGTGGTCGCTTCCGGTTGCACCGACCGCACCGGAGACATTGTGCGTGAGTTTATGGTCCTGGACCCCCGGATCAGGCTATTTGTGCAAGAAAAACGTGAAGGTAAAACCAGCGCGATTAACATTTTTCTTAAACACGCTACCGAGGATGTGTGCGTTTTAGAAAGCGGTGATACAATTCCCCACGAAGACGCCGTGGAGAACCTGGTCCGCATGTTTGCGGATTCGGCGGTGGGTATGACCGGCGCGCACAAAGTGCCGGTCAACACCCCGGAACACATTGTTGGGTTCCTCTCTCATTTGCGTTTGAAAATGGAGCATCAACTTTGCCTGGAAATCCCCCGCCTGGGCGAATTGATCGCCTTCCGCAAAGTTTTTGACCACATCCCCTCGGATGTGGCCATGGACGAAGCCTTTGTGGAAGCGTTGGTCATCCGGCGGGGTTTACAGGTGCGTTACGCCCCCGATGCCGTTGTTTTTAACATGGGCCCGGAGACCGTGCGAGATTTTGTCAAACAGCGCCGGCGCAACCATGCCGGTCACTTGCACCTTAAGGCTAAATACGGTTACGAGGTCTCCAGTATGGGCGCGCCGCGCCTGGCAAAATTGGCGTTGGATGAAATTTTTGGGGCGCTGCGCCTGATATGGATTTTGGGCGTGTTGGCTGTGTTGGAAGGTTACTCGCGGCTGCTGGGCTGGTGGGATTACCGGGTGCATAAACGCACGCATGTGGTTTGGGATATTGCCTGGACCACTAAAGAAGTCAAACGCCCGGTTGACGTTACCGGCATTAGCATTACCTCGCCTCATTTACCGGCCAAACGGGAATAA
- a CDS encoding flippase-like domain-containing protein gives MKDKLIAGLKIVVSLGLMTYLFYRFLSDPVDRQTLVNTLAAANYWYLFLALGLYLIAVVSNAVKWFILLRAQGIPVPLGPVTNYTFVGFFFNNFLPANVGGDIMRGYGLARYTERSAEAAVSVVVDRIIGLLAYMFTAVIAALIAVYLAPHQLTTHQTLTESLKYIGLVAIIGTIAIAAAFAMMLSHRLRQLVGKVFALKFLQPLQPLYQRLSDAFGAYRHQYAALLGAFGVGVINVLLTGLVDVTIIAGLPGHIPPIYIFLFNPIIAVALIAPISIGGLGTMSAFYVYFYGLVGVAGPLAFALSLIKQAVIYLGSLPGGVLWLRRREKAGENNLSVEQSGEGRGVERSFQEGA, from the coding sequence TTGAAAGATAAATTGATTGCCGGGTTAAAAATCGTCGTCAGCCTGGGGTTGATGACTTACCTGTTTTACCGTTTTTTGTCTGATCCTGTTGACCGGCAGACACTGGTCAATACCCTTGCCGCGGCCAATTACTGGTACTTGTTTCTGGCCCTGGGGCTGTACCTGATTGCGGTAGTGAGCAATGCCGTGAAATGGTTCATTTTGCTCCGGGCGCAGGGTATTCCCGTGCCGTTGGGTCCAGTGACCAACTATACCTTTGTCGGTTTCTTTTTTAATAACTTTCTACCGGCCAACGTTGGCGGCGATATTATGCGGGGTTACGGTTTGGCTCGTTACACCGAACGCAGCGCTGAAGCGGCTGTTTCGGTGGTGGTGGACCGAATTATTGGTTTATTGGCCTATATGTTTACGGCCGTGATCGCTGCCTTAATTGCCGTTTATCTGGCGCCTCATCAACTTACAACCCACCAAACCCTCACTGAAAGTTTAAAATATATTGGCCTGGTGGCAATTATTGGCACCATAGCCATTGCCGCTGCTTTTGCGATGATGTTGAGCCACCGGCTGCGCCAATTAGTGGGTAAAGTTTTTGCCCTTAAATTTTTACAGCCCTTGCAGCCACTTTACCAGCGTTTATCCGACGCTTTTGGCGCGTATCGTCATCAATATGCCGCCTTATTGGGGGCCTTTGGCGTGGGCGTGATAAACGTATTGCTGACCGGCCTGGTGGATGTAACCATTATCGCCGGATTGCCGGGCCACATTCCGCCCATTTACATTTTCCTGTTCAACCCTATAATTGCGGTGGCTTTGATTGCGCCCATCAGTATTGGGGGGTTGGGCACAATGTCGGCTTTTTATGTGTATTTTTACGGACTGGTGGGCGTGGCCGGCCCCCTGGCTTTTGCCCTGTCGCTGATCAAGCAGGCTGTTATTTATCTGGGCAGCCTGCCCGGCGGCGTATTGTGGCTCCGGCGGCGGGAAAAGGCCGGCGAGAATAATTTGTCTGTGGAACAATCAGGGGAGGGTAGAGGGGTGGAAAGAAGTTTTCAAGAAGGAGCGTAG
- a CDS encoding PKD domain-containing protein: MQYTINSETKKIQANPRNRDALHFNTLVIIFLLLSLGLIFTVATWGMKRNTQQWWPVKLTSQVAGNYGVDPSAAPKLPPVNPQIIEAVKQDAQAATIPRNVNNLTIRPIPAVESATTAHSPQKRIAVNAGGPYQGFEGSRIHLVIENMNLLYLLPGAVTFYWDLDNDGEYDDAKGVIASVIFYDEGQYRIGVQATSRYGQVVTDTTTVSVSNVAPTIKMANKQSANEAEEVEFSAAVTDPGHDILLYEWDFGDGSRTLFDTLNPKHTYLDNGDYTVRLRVRDNDDGLTEKFMLVHVKNLAPFVNAGPNWVIREGETISFLGTASDPAGDFDPLTYAWDLDYDGLTFTPDVLNPIASKTYPNGPANVAAALRVQDDDGGETIEVVNVTVKNVAPIIASVTNNNPVFEGSPLTLKVKAIDVGSDTLTCDFDWNNDGQFEAMSQTSPISHTWYNQGRYSVGIRVKDNDGGQVLTTTTVTAYNAPPMAQISNPNRAHFEGDSIAFAGNASDPGIFDALTYNWHFGDGHTANTLTTTHIYANNNVYTATLTVTDDSGDNHTASVAVTILNANPTANAGPDRIVDEGVQTTFNGTASDPGPDDLLTFAWDFVYEGTTFDEEATGASAQVTYLDGPATYKVALRVRDDDYPYPTGGGGEMGEYIDTLRVTVRNLPPLVDAFGPYSGIETLPTTLSGTATDVLLDTLSYEWDLDNDGTFETPGQTITPTWNTAGIYAVTLRVTDDDGGVGFDTTQVTIENALPTAEANGPYQTTVNLPVTLSSAGSTDPINDSLTYQWNFGDGTPSIITSSITVTHTYLDDGVYTATLQVNDGRGGTDNDIAPVTVNNLPPTASATATLTTTLEGITVTFNGSGSSDPGLYDVLTYRWNFGDGSPLANGLNVNHAYADNNVYTVTLTVTDDGGMTGADTLTITVLNANPLAQAGPDRIVDEGTPINFNGGGSSDAGTADILAFAWDFYYDGVTFDEEAVGVSAQTIYLDGPATYTVALRVRDDDYPYPTGGGGEIGEHFDTLTVAVQNTPPIVDALGPYTGHETIPLTLSGTATDVAADTLTYEWDLNNDGIFETNGQSVINTWSAAGFYTVTLRVTDEEGGVGFDSAQVTINNAPPTAEANGPYTTTVNLPVSLNATGSTDPTGDPLTYQWNFGDGTPVIVTSSITVSHVYLDDNVYTAVLQIDDGRGGADTDTATVTVNNSPPVAAAVVNPNPALEGASITFDGSSSSDPGIFDTLSYQWNFGDGTPIGNGPTITHTYADDNVYTAILTVTDDGGATDTDIVSITVLNVDPVADAGGPYSTAAGVPVILIGNGSDVPADPLIFSWDLNNDSVFETPGQTVTYTGVTTTGIYTVGLQIDDGDGGISTDTTTIQVGGLLFLAWPGIFYFLFSKQKHYFISRRGSNTPQNNTVEGPDRET, translated from the coding sequence ATGCAATACACCATAAACAGCGAAACCAAAAAAATTCAAGCCAACCCCAGAAACCGGGATGCTCTGCACTTCAATACTTTGGTGATCATCTTCCTGCTCCTGAGTTTGGGCCTTATCTTTACTGTGGCCACGTGGGGAATGAAACGAAACACACAACAATGGTGGCCGGTTAAGCTGACGTCTCAAGTTGCCGGCAACTACGGGGTTGACCCTTCCGCAGCGCCCAAATTGCCCCCGGTCAATCCTCAAATCATCGAGGCGGTTAAGCAAGATGCCCAGGCTGCAACAATTCCTCGTAATGTGAATAATCTGACTATTAGACCAATTCCTGCCGTTGAATCTGCAACTACGGCCCACTCTCCCCAGAAAAGAATAGCGGTAAATGCTGGCGGGCCTTACCAGGGGTTTGAAGGCAGCCGAATTCATCTTGTGATCGAAAATATGAATCTGCTCTACCTCTTACCCGGAGCTGTCACCTTTTACTGGGACCTGGATAATGACGGAGAATATGACGATGCTAAAGGAGTTATAGCCTCAGTAATTTTTTACGACGAGGGCCAATACCGGATCGGGGTTCAAGCCACCAGCCGGTACGGACAGGTTGTGACCGATACCACCACCGTTAGCGTTAGTAATGTTGCCCCTACCATCAAAATGGCCAATAAACAATCCGCCAATGAGGCCGAGGAGGTTGAATTTTCAGCCGCTGTCACCGATCCGGGACACGACATTCTCCTCTACGAATGGGATTTTGGCGACGGCAGCAGGACCCTTTTTGATACCCTCAACCCCAAACACACCTATCTTGACAACGGCGACTACACCGTCCGGCTGCGGGTTCGAGATAATGATGACGGCCTGACCGAAAAGTTCATGCTTGTGCATGTGAAAAATTTGGCTCCCTTTGTGAACGCCGGTCCAAACTGGGTCATAAGAGAAGGTGAGACTATCTCTTTCCTCGGTACGGCCAGCGATCCGGCCGGCGATTTTGATCCTTTGACTTACGCCTGGGACCTGGACTACGACGGTCTCACCTTCACCCCCGACGTTCTCAACCCCATCGCTTCTAAAACTTACCCCAACGGTCCGGCCAATGTGGCCGCGGCCCTGCGCGTTCAGGATGACGATGGTGGGGAAACCATAGAAGTCGTCAACGTGACTGTCAAAAATGTGGCCCCAATCATTGCCAGTGTAACTAACAACAACCCGGTATTTGAAGGGTCGCCGCTAACACTGAAAGTCAAGGCCATTGATGTCGGCAGCGATACCCTGACCTGCGACTTCGACTGGAATAATGACGGCCAATTTGAGGCCATGAGTCAGACCTCCCCTATCTCGCACACCTGGTACAACCAGGGTCGTTATTCTGTTGGCATCCGCGTTAAAGATAACGATGGCGGCCAGGTTTTAACCACCACTACCGTCACTGCCTATAATGCGCCGCCTATGGCCCAAATCAGCAACCCCAACCGAGCACATTTTGAAGGCGACTCAATTGCTTTTGCGGGCAACGCCAGCGACCCTGGCATCTTCGATGCGCTCACTTATAACTGGCACTTTGGCGATGGCCACACCGCCAACACCTTGACCACCACCCACATCTACGCCAACAACAATGTTTACACTGCTACCCTAACGGTGACAGACGATAGCGGTGATAACCATACCGCCTCTGTGGCTGTCACCATTTTGAATGCCAACCCAACCGCCAACGCTGGCCCTGACCGGATTGTTGACGAGGGTGTCCAAACCACCTTTAACGGCACCGCCAGCGATCCGGGACCGGACGATCTGCTGACCTTTGCCTGGGATTTTGTTTACGAGGGAACTACTTTTGATGAAGAAGCTACCGGCGCCTCCGCCCAGGTAACTTATCTTGACGGCCCGGCCACCTACAAAGTAGCCCTGCGTGTGCGCGATGATGATTACCCCTATCCCACCGGCGGAGGTGGTGAAATGGGCGAATACATTGACACCTTACGAGTGACGGTTCGGAATCTGCCGCCGCTTGTTGATGCGTTTGGCCCTTACTCCGGTATTGAAACACTGCCCACTACGTTGTCTGGAACAGCCACGGATGTGCTTCTTGACACCCTGAGCTACGAATGGGATTTGGACAACGACGGCACCTTTGAAACACCCGGCCAAACAATTACACCTACCTGGAACACAGCCGGCATCTATGCCGTTACCTTACGGGTCACCGACGACGATGGCGGCGTTGGATTTGACACAACCCAGGTGACCATCGAAAACGCCCTGCCCACCGCCGAGGCAAATGGACCATATCAGACCACCGTTAACCTGCCGGTGACCCTCAGCAGCGCCGGCAGCACCGATCCCATCAATGATTCCCTGACCTATCAGTGGAACTTTGGGGACGGGACACCCAGTATTATCACCAGCAGTATCACCGTAACCCACACCTACTTAGACGACGGTGTTTACACCGCCACGCTCCAGGTTAATGATGGGCGCGGTGGCACAGATAATGACATTGCCCCGGTAACGGTCAATAATTTGCCGCCCACCGCCAGCGCCACCGCCACTTTGACCACGACGCTCGAAGGTATTACCGTTACTTTCAACGGGAGCGGTTCCAGCGACCCTGGCCTCTACGATGTCCTCACCTACCGCTGGAATTTTGGCGATGGCAGCCCCCTTGCCAATGGTCTCAATGTAAATCATGCCTACGCCGATAACAACGTTTACACCGTTACCCTTACTGTAACAGACGATGGGGGGATGACCGGCGCCGACACGCTCACTATCACCGTCCTTAACGCCAATCCCTTGGCTCAAGCCGGCCCGGACCGCATCGTAGACGAAGGAACACCGATCAATTTTAACGGCGGTGGCTCAAGTGATGCCGGTACCGCCGATATTCTGGCCTTTGCCTGGGATTTTTATTACGATGGCGTTACTTTTGATGAAGAGGCTGTCGGCGTCTCTGCCCAAACCATCTATCTCGACGGCCCGGCCACCTATACCGTGGCGCTGCGCGTGCGTGATGATGATTATCCCTACCCCACCGGCGGCGGTGGTGAAATTGGCGAACACTTTGATACCTTAACCGTTGCCGTGCAAAACACCCCACCAATAGTAGATGCGCTCGGCCCCTACACCGGCCACGAAACAATACCTCTGACCCTATCTGGAACGGCTACAGATGTGGCTGCTGATACTCTCACCTATGAATGGGATTTGAACAACGACGGCATCTTTGAAACCAATGGCCAGTCTGTTATCAATACCTGGTCTGCTGCCGGTTTCTATACGGTCACTTTGCGGGTTACGGATGAAGAGGGGGGCGTTGGGTTTGATTCGGCTCAAGTGACCATCAACAATGCCCCACCCACGGCCGAGGCAAATGGGCCGTACACCACTACCGTCAACTTGCCGGTGAGTCTCAACGCAACCGGCAGTACCGACCCCACCGGCGATCCCTTAACCTATCAATGGAACTTTGGCGATGGCACGCCCGTTATTGTCACCAGCAGCATTACTGTAAGTCACGTTTATCTGGATGACAATGTTTATACAGCCGTTCTGCAAATTGACGATGGGCGGGGCGGCGCCGATACGGACACGGCTACCGTCACCGTCAACAATTCGCCACCCGTTGCTGCCGCCGTGGTTAACCCCAATCCGGCCCTGGAAGGCGCCAGTATTACGTTTGACGGCAGCAGCTCCAGCGATCCTGGCATTTTCGACACGCTTTCCTATCAGTGGAACTTTGGCGATGGTACGCCTATAGGTAATGGCCCGACTATAACTCACACCTATGCCGACGACAATGTTTACACCGCTATCCTCACCGTAACCGACGACGGGGGCGCCACGGACACCGACATTGTTAGCATCACCGTGCTGAATGTAGACCCCGTCGCCGATGCGGGCGGCCCATACTCAACTGCGGCAGGCGTGCCGGTGATACTCATTGGCAACGGCAGCGATGTGCCTGCCGATCCCCTAATTTTCTCGTGGGACCTGAATAATGATAGCGTCTTTGAAACGCCAGGGCAAACAGTTACCTATACCGGGGTAACAACCACCGGAATTTATACAGTAGGGCTACAAATAGATGATGGCGATGGTGGCATCAGTACCGACACGACCACGATTCAAGTCGGTGGTTTGCTTTTTTTAGCCTGGCCAGGGATTTTCTACTTTCTATTTTCAAAACAAAAACACTATTTTATCAGCAGAAGAGGGTCAAACACACCCCAAAACAATACCGTCGAAGGACCCGATAGGGAAACGTAA
- a CDS encoding SUMF1/EgtB/PvdO family nonheme iron enzyme, producing the protein MLLSFDRTNFPLIAVEAISVEVHLLPVTKWQFEQFVPESGLVNQSRYQEMLALNPAVSLEQFTLAERERLFVTGILPQEALDFAGWLGAGFDLPTVTEWRAIYAALRRTALPMQSELSSDLVGGPAGAILDKFTAKLQARSMLDFSLMQHGLVEWARQGHSWVGLGAPRPKFQPHLWDPLSNEVKPIRLDERLPYFGFRLVRRGEWYLADKGKVRYVY; encoded by the coding sequence ATGCTTTTATCCTTTGACCGGACTAACTTTCCCCTCATTGCCGTCGAGGCCATCTCGGTGGAAGTGCATCTGCTGCCGGTAACTAAGTGGCAGTTTGAGCAGTTTGTGCCTGAGTCTGGCCTGGTGAACCAAAGCCGGTACCAGGAAATGCTGGCCCTGAACCCGGCGGTTTCACTGGAGCAATTTACTTTGGCTGAGCGGGAAAGACTTTTTGTCACGGGTATTTTGCCGCAGGAGGCGCTGGACTTTGCCGGCTGGTTGGGAGCAGGCTTTGACCTGCCTACCGTAACCGAGTGGCGGGCCATTTACGCCGCTTTGCGGCGCACGGCTCTGCCGATGCAAAGCGAGTTGTCGTCGGACCTGGTGGGCGGCCCGGCGGGAGCAATTTTGGATAAGTTCACGGCAAAACTCCAGGCCAGATCCATGCTGGATTTTTCGTTGATGCAACATGGCCTGGTGGAGTGGGCCAGGCAGGGCCACAGTTGGGTTGGCCTGGGCGCGCCTCGTCCCAAGTTCCAGCCCCACCTATGGGACCCGTTGAGCAATGAAGTTAAACCCATTCGTTTGGATGAACGCCTGCCCTACTTCGGTTTCCGGCTGGTGCGGCGCGGGGAGTGGTATCTGGCGGATAAGGGGAAGGTGCGGTATGTGTATTGA
- a CDS encoding HAMP domain-containing protein yields the protein MFRYIQRIVSYVSSRIRLKIILPFALLTLMVAVTGTYLSTRLVAGSLEERFTGQLFEAGKAVADGLAQREQLHLSTARVIAFTTGIDESLLSNNQTQLQNLLFPIMVNNNIDRVDMINADGLPLLAIHRTPGTNAIEDYMITTANLADMPIVNKVLQGVVDARGDKYTTLATIDGYEMLLTAGPVKQEDQIIGVVLVGSYIQNLLNSFKQIIFTDVSLYDLEGQLIGTTIPGGGETPAALAMTPTETRLLLALEGETSPQKSISVGENEYDLIYSIFWARGAPLGFYSVATPTTFIVSQGTNARNQMVIIFTTALLMVFGIGYVMSSRITGRLHHLMENAMAVADGDFTRRTQISTNDEIGSLARSLDYMTESLANYTHALQDKIDELITLHESSTAVTIKSNLNLDQVLQAIIASVRGVIRNTDQVIIYLLDEKNQTLIPKASAPQAPHSFPMLAFGEQNGERGLLAATRPQVISVSNLASYSPGAFSANGITDILVTSLIAGQEIIGMLIFTPAGNQPPAELLNKDSERLLRTLANQAAIAIKNAQLFEATQRAYQELQQLDDLKTEFINIAAHELRTPLGAMMGYASFAQKRVPPNLQKTMNFLVVSTLRMRTMVDAMLTIQRLDAGKAFLRLNSVDIQKTIRKTVTDFQPMAELAGHIIVANLPDELPPIEADAEKIDLIFSNLLSNAIKFTPEDGHIQVTLQDYGESILLSVRDNGVGIAKENQERIFERFYQVRVAHLAGHSGMGIGLTTVKHLVELHGGQVWVESEVGQGSTFFITLPKTTADNSRNTPALTSAEFQLIEPETSVIPV from the coding sequence ATGTTTAGATACATCCAACGGATCGTAAGTTACGTTAGCTCGCGGATACGGCTTAAAATTATTTTGCCGTTTGCCTTGCTTACCTTGATGGTGGCGGTTACAGGCACCTACTTAAGCACCCGCCTGGTGGCCGGTTCATTGGAAGAACGATTCACCGGGCAACTGTTTGAAGCCGGAAAAGCGGTGGCCGACGGCCTGGCCCAACGAGAGCAATTGCATTTGTCTACGGCCAGAGTTATTGCTTTTACTACAGGCATTGACGAGTCCCTTCTCTCAAACAATCAGACGCAATTGCAAAACCTGTTATTCCCCATTATGGTCAACAACAATATTGACCGGGTTGACATGATCAACGCCGATGGTCTGCCCCTATTAGCCATTCACCGGACGCCTGGCACAAACGCCATAGAGGACTATATGATTACAACGGCAAACCTGGCGGACATGCCGATTGTGAACAAGGTTTTGCAGGGTGTGGTTGACGCGCGAGGCGACAAATATACCACCCTGGCCACGATAGACGGTTATGAAATGTTGCTTACCGCCGGGCCGGTGAAACAGGAAGACCAAATCATTGGTGTGGTTCTGGTCGGCAGCTACATCCAAAATTTACTCAACTCATTCAAACAAATTATCTTCACCGATGTCAGCCTCTACGACCTTGAGGGGCAACTTATTGGCACTACTATTCCCGGCGGTGGGGAAACCCCGGCCGCGCTGGCGATGACCCCCACCGAAACCCGGCTTTTGTTGGCCCTTGAGGGTGAAACCAGTCCCCAAAAATCCATCTCTGTGGGAGAAAACGAATATGACCTGATCTACAGCATTTTTTGGGCCAGGGGGGCGCCCTTGGGCTTTTACTCGGTGGCCACTCCAACCACATTTATTGTATCGCAAGGCACAAACGCGCGTAACCAAATGGTTATAATTTTTACTACGGCTTTATTAATGGTCTTTGGCATTGGTTACGTTATGTCCAGCAGGATTACCGGCCGATTACACCATTTAATGGAAAACGCAATGGCCGTAGCCGATGGCGATTTTACCCGGCGCACCCAAATCTCTACGAATGACGAAATAGGTTCCCTGGCCCGTTCCCTGGACTATATGACCGAGAGTTTGGCCAATTACACGCATGCCCTGCAAGATAAAATAGATGAATTAATCACCCTTCACGAGAGCAGTACGGCCGTAACCATCAAATCAAACCTGAATCTAGATCAGGTTCTGCAAGCCATCATTGCCAGTGTCAGGGGCGTTATCCGCAATACGGACCAGGTTATCATTTATTTACTGGACGAGAAAAATCAAACCTTAATCCCCAAAGCCTCAGCGCCGCAAGCGCCCCATTCTTTCCCGATGTTGGCCTTTGGCGAACAGAATGGAGAGCGTGGCCTGTTGGCCGCAACCAGACCGCAGGTTATCAGTGTCTCCAACCTCGCTTCCTACTCGCCGGGAGCTTTTTCGGCTAACGGCATCACCGACATCCTGGTCACATCCCTTATCGCCGGACAAGAAATTATTGGGATGCTCATTTTTACCCCGGCCGGGAACCAACCCCCTGCCGAGCTACTAAATAAAGACAGCGAAAGATTACTGCGCACCCTGGCCAACCAGGCGGCCATTGCCATTAAAAATGCCCAACTTTTTGAGGCAACGCAACGAGCCTATCAAGAGCTACAACAACTGGATGATCTAAAAACTGAATTTATTAACATTGCCGCCCACGAATTGCGCACCCCGCTGGGAGCAATGATGGGTTATGCCAGTTTTGCTCAAAAAAGAGTACCCCCCAACTTACAGAAAACCATGAATTTTCTGGTCGTCAGCACCTTACGGATGCGGACCATGGTTGACGCTATGCTGACCATTCAACGCCTGGACGCGGGTAAAGCCTTTTTGCGCCTCAACTCTGTAGATATTCAAAAGACTATCCGCAAAACCGTGACCGATTTTCAACCCATGGCCGAGTTGGCCGGCCATATCATTGTGGCCAATCTTCCAGACGAGCTACCCCCCATCGAGGCAGACGCCGAAAAGATTGACCTGATATTTTCAAATCTGCTCTCAAACGCCATCAAATTTACGCCCGAAGACGGGCATATTCAAGTTACCCTCCAGGATTACGGGGAGTCAATATTACTCAGCGTGCGCGACAATGGGGTAGGCATTGCCAAAGAGAACCAGGAACGAATCTTTGAAAGATTCTACCAGGTTCGCGTGGCTCACCTGGCCGGACATAGTGGTATGGGCATTGGCTTAACAACCGTTAAACATCTGGTGGAACTCCACGGCGGGCAAGTATGGGTAGAAAGCGAAGTAGGTCAAGGTAGCACCTTTTTCATTACTCTCCCCAAAACAACGGCGGATAACTCCAGGAACACACCGGCTTTAACAAGCGCCGAGTTCCAACTTATTGAGCCAGAGACATCAGTAATTCCGGTATGA